The following are from one region of the Petrotoga mobilis SJ95 genome:
- a CDS encoding alpha/beta fold hydrolase, with amino-acid sequence MFFLFFWNALITFFLIILLNVKTIKKSVFGNLPLEVKKGSYTDAITVEYKKDKIPLKFDIYYPSKVKSKFPVVFFAHGGGWITGSRKLSSVTAWAKFLASRGFAVVAIDYRYGYFNKYEELIEDYNDALNYIKDHSEELNLDKENILLMGTSAGGTLSLYYAAYNSYYNHFEKMKGIKGVVAWYAPSDLLDLWSKQIDSLFAQFAVTTTMKGTPKTKFEEYKLYSPINYISERMVPTLLVHGEKDATVPVTTSIKLNQKIKECGVPSTLLIHPKGKHSFELELKDVLTQKFVEKTVSFIKKVCQNKETDDTLNRRAV; translated from the coding sequence TTGTTTTTTCTTTTTTTCTGGAATGCTTTAATAACTTTTTTTCTAATAATTCTGTTAAACGTAAAAACAATTAAGAAATCTGTGTTTGGGAATCTTCCGTTGGAAGTTAAGAAAGGTTCCTATACTGATGCAATTACTGTAGAGTATAAAAAAGACAAGATACCTTTGAAATTTGATATATACTATCCTTCTAAGGTAAAAAGCAAATTTCCCGTAGTTTTTTTTGCTCATGGCGGAGGTTGGATAACAGGAAGTAGGAAGTTATCAAGCGTTACCGCATGGGCCAAATTTTTAGCGAGTAGAGGATTCGCCGTTGTTGCGATAGATTACAGGTATGGTTATTTCAACAAATATGAAGAATTGATAGAGGATTACAACGATGCCTTAAATTATATAAAAGATCATAGTGAAGAGCTGAATTTAGACAAAGAAAATATCCTGTTGATGGGCACGTCCGCAGGCGGTACTTTGTCACTTTATTATGCAGCATATAATTCTTACTACAATCATTTTGAAAAGATGAAGGGAATAAAGGGAGTTGTGGCTTGGTACGCTCCATCGGATCTTTTAGATCTCTGGAGTAAGCAAATTGATTCACTTTTTGCACAATTTGCAGTTACAACTACAATGAAAGGAACGCCTAAAACAAAATTTGAAGAATATAAGTTATATTCACCTATAAATTATATATCTGAAAGAATGGTTCCAACACTGTTAGTACATGGGGAAAAAGACGCTACCGTCCCGGTAACAACTTCTATAAAGTTAAACCAGAAGATAAAAGAATGTGGTGTTCCTTCTACATTGTTAATTCATCCGAAAGGGAAGCATTCTTTCGAATTAGAATTAAAAGATGTTTTAACCCAGAAGTTTGTTGAAAAAACGGTGAGTTTCATTAAAAAAGTATGCCAAAATAAAGAAACTGATGATACATTAAATAGAAGAGCTGTTTAG
- a CDS encoding amidohydrolase family protein, with product MFKLSRNGKFKFVSTKHNKQIFVTPLITDSHLHILGLGEKLSQPTLEKKKLSEIKSIIEEIVSKRPYKIVLRGWTEEFANPNKDFLDSINREIPIMLVRRCGHFAVVNSKVFESIDFSDSSNYVDFEEGKIKESAIDKFYKTFGPFTDVKNNYETSKKYLKNKGYGFVHSDDLHGIYKDNLPFVHDNEFFVYEKVAIKDYNELSKYYESGYFEEFKCVKIYLDGSLGARTALLLNKYNDSDTYGEKLWEDAELTSVVEFCEDNGLHLAAHAIGDGAIEQILRVFEKVNPKLRHRIIHAIVLRSNQIERIKKHNLIVDIQPQFIESDKVFIEDRLGERVKDAFRFYDLYSSQVPLFISSDAPVEEPDWLRDIKRLREIGIPYNYSLYQLTYGPEIIDNVDRQESMESNALIFQNDPFVEISQPKIYQTEN from the coding sequence TTGTTTAAACTCAGTAGAAATGGTAAGTTTAAATTTGTAAGCACTAAACACAACAAGCAGATATTCGTTACTCCGTTGATAACAGATTCACATTTACATATATTGGGATTGGGAGAAAAGTTATCTCAACCAACTTTGGAGAAAAAGAAACTATCTGAAATTAAAAGCATTATAGAAGAAATTGTCAGTAAAAGACCGTATAAAATTGTTTTAAGAGGTTGGACCGAAGAATTTGCAAATCCTAATAAAGATTTTTTGGATTCGATAAACAGAGAAATCCCTATCATGCTGGTTAGAAGATGTGGACATTTTGCGGTTGTTAATTCAAAGGTTTTTGAGAGTATTGATTTTTCAGATTCAAGTAATTACGTGGATTTTGAAGAAGGAAAAATCAAAGAAAGTGCTATCGATAAATTTTATAAAACCTTTGGTCCTTTCACAGACGTGAAAAATAATTACGAAACCTCAAAGAAGTATCTAAAAAATAAAGGTTATGGTTTTGTGCATTCAGATGATTTACATGGTATTTATAAAGATAACTTGCCGTTTGTACATGATAATGAGTTTTTTGTATATGAAAAAGTTGCTATTAAGGATTATAATGAGCTTTCAAAATATTATGAATCAGGATACTTTGAAGAATTTAAATGTGTTAAAATATATTTGGATGGTTCCCTAGGAGCACGAACAGCTTTGTTGCTTAATAAGTACAACGATTCTGATACGTACGGGGAAAAATTATGGGAAGATGCTGAGCTAACTTCCGTCGTTGAGTTTTGTGAAGACAATGGACTTCATTTAGCTGCTCATGCTATAGGAGATGGGGCTATAGAACAAATTTTACGAGTTTTTGAAAAGGTCAATCCTAAATTAAGGCATAGAATAATTCATGCTATAGTGCTTAGATCTAATCAAATAGAAAGAATTAAAAAACATAATCTTATTGTAGATATACAACCTCAATTCATAGAATCCGATAAGGTTTTTATTGAAGATAGATTGGGTGAAAGGGTAAAAGATGCCTTTAGATTTTATGATTTATACAGTTCACAAGTGCCTCTTTTTATTTCATCAGATGCCCCAGTTGAAGAACCAGATTGGTTGAGAGATATTAAAAGGTTGAGAGAAATAGGTATCCCTTATAATTACTCTTTGTATCAGCTTACCTATGGTCCAGAAATTATAGACAACGTTGATAGGCAAGAAAGTATGGAAAGTAACGCTTTAATATTTCAAAATGATCCTTTTGTTGAAATATCTCAACCAAAGATCTATCAAACTGAAAATTAG
- a CDS encoding dienelactone hydrolase family protein, whose protein sequence is MLQENFKIDFTYAKQNIEFTQAFINKGKNYRESLIKFNSLYKYNKKGTETNEIYLFEPRGKALGVALILHGLGTKNITYILKMGRYFSKLGIRAVVPLLPDNYTRTSNGSMSGKNYFSADIYTTLNTWEHAVVDVLSIIDFLKANALWHERNFMIGYCLGGMVSVIANALNPEIKHNFIIASGGNMAELIWESPTLEFTRRELLKKKDQIAYLSDRERLRKTFQNDLKRIGEFKNIQEFLNSGIHPLMKVDPAAYAKFLNREKVTFLEAAFDKTLPKNTRKVLWENLGRPRRMTVPIDHITWLPFQRLISNIIINEMRFEDIKYRFANLGYLAIFSK, encoded by the coding sequence ATGCTACAAGAGAATTTTAAAATAGATTTTACTTATGCAAAACAAAATATAGAATTTACTCAAGCTTTCATAAATAAAGGTAAAAATTATAGAGAATCATTAATAAAATTCAATTCTTTATACAAATATAATAAAAAAGGTACTGAAACTAATGAAATCTATCTTTTTGAACCCCGAGGAAAGGCTTTGGGTGTTGCTTTGATACTTCATGGTTTGGGAACCAAAAACATTACCTATATCTTAAAAATGGGGCGATATTTTTCCAAATTAGGCATAAGGGCTGTAGTACCATTATTACCTGACAATTATACCAGAACATCTAACGGATCTATGAGTGGTAAAAATTATTTTTCTGCCGATATTTATACAACTTTAAATACCTGGGAGCATGCGGTTGTTGATGTATTAAGTATCATAGATTTTTTGAAAGCGAACGCACTTTGGCACGAGCGAAACTTCATGATAGGATACTGCCTTGGGGGCATGGTATCTGTTATCGCTAACGCTTTAAATCCTGAAATAAAGCACAATTTCATTATAGCCAGTGGTGGAAACATGGCTGAACTTATATGGGAATCACCTACATTGGAATTTACAAGAAGGGAATTGCTTAAAAAGAAAGACCAAATAGCTTATTTAAGCGATAGAGAAAGGCTAAGAAAGACCTTTCAAAATGATTTAAAGAGGATAGGAGAGTTTAAGAACATTCAAGAGTTTTTAAATTCAGGTATACATCCATTGATGAAGGTTGATCCTGCAGCCTATGCCAAATTTTTAAACAGAGAAAAGGTAACATTCTTAGAAGCAGCTTTTGATAAAACCTTACCCAAAAATACAAGAAAAGTTCTATGGGAAAACTTAGGAAGACCTAGAAGGATGACGGTCCCCATCGATCATATTACTTGGCTACCTTTTCAAAGATTGATATCAAATATTATAATCAACGAAATGAGGTTTGAAGATATCAAATATCGTTTCGCTAATTTAGGATATTTAGCTATTTTCTCAAAGTGA